TTGCAACAAAAACACAAACTACAATAAGAAAATTACAGTACTAACCCTCAACCAAAATTCCCATGAGTATAGCTTCGGTACCGGTTGTTGAAAACTTAAGCTTTCTCGCTTCCAATTCGCCCATCGCAAACGATTTTATTGCTTTTAGTGACCATCTAAAATCATTAATAACAGATAATGACAATTAATTTCATCCCTAAATCGTTCATCATTCATACACAATATAGAAAAATAAAATCAAGAATGCAAAAAACTCACTGTGGAACTTTATCAGATGAACTAACCCTCTCTGGATTCCTGAAATTCAGAAAAGGAACTTAATTTCATATACCCATTTGCCCAATTTTATTAATATAATCTCAGATTTAACAAATTGGAGAGTTAAAAAACTTACGCAGTTGGGAGACTGAAAGAAATAGTAGCAGCGATGGGTCGGGTCTTGGGTGGAAAGGTTCGGGTATTGGAGTAATTAAGGGGGAGTTTGGTAATCCCTAACCATTGACTTTGTAACTTGTGAGTAGTCGTGGTTATTTGAATGTTTGAAGAAAACGGGTCGGGTTTTTTATATAAGGAATCATGATGGCAATATGGAGTGGAAGTAGTAGCAGATGAAATCAGTGTGTGAGAAGAAGCCATTTATAGTTTTCTTTGTTTTTGGGTAACAAAATGAAGAACAAAACGTTTTTCACTACTTTGGGGTACAACTTTAGATAGATAGGGAATGTAGAAGAAGAAACTGGGAACGACGTCGTTGCAATATTATTCATTTTGCCCTCTCTAATTTTTGGATTGGGCTTTATACTTGGAACACGTTTGGCCCAAAATCTTATATTTGATGATTGTAAAGTTAACAAAACTG
This window of the Rutidosis leptorrhynchoides isolate AG116_Rl617_1_P2 chromosome 7, CSIRO_AGI_Rlap_v1, whole genome shotgun sequence genome carries:
- the LOC139858167 gene encoding ATP-dependent Clp protease ATP-binding subunit CLPT2, chloroplastic-like, whose product is MASSHTLISSATTSTPYCHHDSLYKKPDPFSSNIQITTTTHKLQSQWLGITKLPLNYSNTRTFPPKTRPIAATISFSLPTANPERVSSSDKVPQWSLKAIKSFAMGELEARKLKFSTTGTEAILMGILVEGTNRASKLLRADGFTLMKVREEAIKLIGKPDYFFFSPEHPPLTESAQKALDWAVDEKLKSGDGGEITTCHLLLGVWSEKEGAGYKIMNTLGFNDEKAQQLHSLISKPGFIED